A genomic segment from Hallerella porci encodes:
- a CDS encoding 4Fe-4S binding protein codes for MLKKIRITLALLCYALVTLLFLDFTGTIHNYFGFLAKTQFLPAVLALNAAAILFVVLLTLLFGRVYCSVICPLGVFQDIFSWLGSKRKKAKRGRFKFVKEHRIARYGILAAFIIVFAISSSVAAIIAPYSAYGRIATYIFSPIYKLANNALAYFAERMDSYTFYSVDVWMKGVLPFAIAILTFVLIGTFAFFKGRAYCNTVCPVGTFLGFISRFSIFRPVIDKSKCIHCGTCERNCKGSCIDSKTGTFDYSRCVSCMNCIENCNKKAISYKCRFGESQNENSSVKNTNEVKKESVKTVDDSRRKFISVATILAAGTLTGVRAQEKSEEGDGGLAPIQDKVIPERIGEIVPPGAKSIINLKNHCTACGLCISACPNNVLRAGKDMKPTVSYERGYCRPECNRCSTICPTGAIQKISLAEKSSTQVGHAVWQYDLCIVTRDGVECGNCARHCPTGAIQMVSPDPNNPTLHKIPVVNTERCIGCGACENLCPARPKSAIYVEGHEVHRKV; via the coding sequence ATGCTAAAAAAAATCCGAATCACGCTTGCGCTCCTGTGCTATGCACTGGTGACGCTTCTGTTCCTTGATTTTACAGGAACGATTCACAACTACTTTGGCTTTTTAGCCAAGACGCAGTTTTTGCCCGCAGTCCTTGCGCTAAACGCAGCCGCCATTTTATTCGTGGTGTTGCTTACGCTCTTGTTTGGGCGCGTTTATTGCTCGGTCATTTGCCCCTTGGGCGTTTTCCAGGACATTTTCTCGTGGCTTGGAAGCAAGCGCAAAAAAGCAAAGCGCGGCCGCTTTAAATTCGTCAAGGAACATCGCATCGCACGCTACGGAATTTTAGCCGCATTCATTATCGTGTTTGCCATATCTTCATCAGTTGCCGCCATCATTGCGCCTTACAGCGCTTACGGACGCATCGCCACTTACATTTTTTCGCCGATTTATAAACTTGCAAACAACGCACTCGCCTACTTTGCCGAGCGCATGGACAGCTACACTTTTTATTCTGTCGATGTCTGGATGAAGGGCGTTTTACCGTTTGCAATCGCCATCTTAACTTTTGTGCTGATTGGAACTTTTGCGTTTTTCAAAGGGCGCGCCTACTGCAATACCGTTTGCCCGGTGGGAACATTTCTCGGCTTTATTTCTCGCTTCTCGATTTTTCGCCCGGTGATTGACAAGTCCAAATGCATTCATTGCGGGACTTGCGAGCGCAATTGCAAAGGCTCCTGCATCGATTCTAAAACAGGGACATTTGATTACAGCCGCTGCGTAAGCTGCATGAACTGCATCGAAAACTGCAACAAAAAAGCCATCAGTTACAAGTGCCGTTTTGGAGAATCGCAAAATGAAAATTCTAGCGTTAAAAATACAAACGAAGTAAAAAAAGAAAGCGTTAAAACTGTTGACGATAGCCGCCGCAAATTTATCAGTGTGGCAACCATCCTTGCAGCAGGAACCCTCACTGGCGTTCGCGCCCAAGAAAAGAGCGAAGAAGGCGATGGCGGCCTTGCCCCCATTCAAGATAAAGTCATTCCCGAACGCATTGGCGAAATTGTGCCGCCCGGCGCAAAAAGCATCATCAACTTGAAAAACCACTGCACCGCTTGCGGGCTATGCATTTCCGCTTGCCCAAACAACGTTTTGCGCGCAGGCAAAGACATGAAACCCACCGTGAGTTACGAGCGCGGGTATTGCCGCCCCGAATGTAACCGCTGTTCAACCATTTGCCCCACAGGCGCGATTCAAAAAATTTCACTTGCCGAAAAATCCTCGACGCAAGTGGGCCATGCCGTATGGCAATACGACTTGTGCATTGTAACAAGAGACGGTGTCGAATGCGGAAACTGCGCAAGGCACTGCCCCACAGGAGCGATTCAAATGGTCTCGCCAGACCCAAACAATCCAACGCTTCATAAAATTCCAGTTGTTAATACGGAGCGCTGCATTGGATGCGGCGCGTGCGAAAACCTTTGCCCCGCACGCCCGAAAAGCGCAATCTATGTCGAAGGCCACGAAGTTCACCGCAAAGTTTAA